TTCCTTGCGGTTAATAGGCAAAAGCGAAACAAAACAACACCAAAACTAGTTAGTTGAGAAGAGAAAGAATACGAATTACAATGGATTCAGATTTCGGCATTCCCAGAGAACTTTCAGATCTGCAAAAACATAGATCTACTTATCAACCTGAACTTCCACCATGTCTTCAGGTTCATTTCCTctctttgtttttaggttttacgATTTCTTTTCTCGCACGATATCACTCTCTCTACTTcagtattagtttttttttttagttcgtTTTCAATTGAAGCTAACCATCATGTTTCGACACCGATTTTCGTTTTGTGTTTTGATTAGGATTTGTTTTCTCCTTTTATTAGAGAGGTTGATGTTTATTACTTGTATTATTGGATCCTGCATTATGTTTGGTTAGTTAGTACTCTtatttgaatgtttgtttaggtTGTATGTTAGCTTAACGCCGAATCGTgttttttgtttatctttaatcgATCTGATTAAAAGAGAACTGTATTTAGGATTACTTTGTTTTCTCCGCTTTTATTTTGTGTTATGAATCTGATATCTTATTCTGGAGCATCCAATGTGTTTTGGTAGTTGAGCGGAAGACATATGCTTTTAAATATTAGGAATCATAAAGACTGAAAAAATTCTGGCTGAGCGATGATTACCATGATCCTGTGCATCTAGATTATGAACAGTGCAATTTTCCTGAGATCCACTTTGTATAGTGGGGAACGAACAATCATGGTGCACAGCATGGAATTATTACATATTATTATGCGTCACTTCTTAAATTTGTATATTTGATTGGTTATAGTGAGATGTTGGGTATAACGTTTTCACAAATATGGCAGGGAACGACAGTCAGGGTGGAATTAGGTGATGCAACCACCGCGGCTGATCCTTCCAGTGGCAATATCATCAGCCGTGGTTTCCCACACACATATGGTCAGCCTTTGGTGCATTTTTTTAGGCCAAAAGCACAGGTTCCTGGCGCACAGGTTATTACAGAACATCCAGCAATCAGGTACATGTTCGCTGTAGATGTAACATTCACTTTTCATTTAATTGATTTGACTAATCTGAGTGGTGGTTCTGAAGTGAGAATGTGTTTAGTTGAGCTTGTTATGGAAAATCAATCTTATGTTACTTCATGCCTGTTATTATTCtgattcttttgaaaaaaaaagtatCATGGCTCTATATTATTGGAAGAAAGTTATATGGATCCTATGTGTACCATTTCAACGTTACATTCCGGAACTACAACGAATTAGAAAATAACATACGGTGTTTAAGTGGGGTTGTCCAAACTTTTAATGAAGTTGTACATGAATTCGTGTGTTGGTAGGTTATTACTTGTACAAGGGGTAGTCACAGCTTCTTACGTCTTGTGTTCTGCCATtgcatgtttttatgtttcactgtTCTCAATTAGTGGTGAACTTATGGAACAATGCTTTCTACAGGGTGGGATTggtcttctgtgggagacagtcaCCAGGAGGGCATAATGTCGTATGGGGTCTTCACGATGCTCTTAAAACTCACAACCCTAAGAGTACTCTGCTTGGATTTCTTGGTAAGACGTCTTATCTTGTCTCATGCTTTGGTGTTTAAGTTGTGCTCCGCAACACTTTTAGTTATATGTGATAcagttttatattttgttttaacaTGACCTCCATAATGCTTTTAGATCATGCCTCAGTTATTACTGATTTCATCATCTGTAGTTTCTTATTCTTTTCCATCTGCAAATAGCCTGGAATTTGTCTTGCTGTTAAATGAATATTTTGTATGTTTGGGTTCCTTTATCATTTTATGGAGGGCTCGCGTTTCACACTTTAACTTCTCTGGGAAAACCTTATTTGGGGACTTCATACCGTATCTTGCGAGTTTGTCACTGGGTTTGCAGATATATGCTATGTACTTGTTGCTACTACTGGGGTATGCAGCCTCTTCAATAGGCCAAACGAAGCTATTATACTCTAGTTGTGTTGCTTCGGTGCTCTACATTGTATATTTTCTGTCGAAGCAGCAAAGGCCTTTTCGTCTCTCTTATAAGACATGCCTTTAGAGGTTTCAATTTGGAAAAATCAACAATTAATATTAATGTTCATTTACTTTTTTATACCCATGAGCTTCAAGTAAAGGTCTCATGGAAGATATATAATCTACTTTTTCGAAACATCAACTCTCTGCTGTAAGCAGATTAACCATTTTCGAAACATTAACTCTCTGCTGTAAGCAGATTAACCAAATTTGTGGGAAGTATGAATTGGTCAATCTAACCTTCGGTGTCTGATAACAGGTGGGTCTGAAGGTTTATTTGCTCAGAAGACTCTAGAAATCACAGATGATGTTCTCTCCACCTACAAAAACCAAGGTATCAATTAGTTGCAGGCGAAGTTTACTTTCAAATTTTAATTCTTACAGATACTGAGAACCAGTACTTGTGCACTGTCTTTGTTATAGAGTTAACCTAATATTTCTTGTTGAATTAGTCGCATTTGCAAACGCAAGAATTTTATACCATTTTGATTTTTGCTTTTACAGGTGGTTATGACTTGTTGGGCCGTACTAAAGATCAAATAAAAACAACTGAGCAAGTTAATGCTTCATTAGCTGCATGCAAAGCTTTGAAATTGGATGGGCTTGTGATTGTTGGAGGTAGATTTCCTAATTTTCCTTTTTCAGTTACGTTTTTGTTATATGTTATAAAGTTCATTGCTTCTTAGTTAATAAGCTGTTATTTTCTTGAAGGTGTTACATCAAACACTGATGCTGCTCAGCTAGCAGAGACCTTTGCTGAAGCCAACTGTTCTACAAAGGTACCTTGAACATACGAAAGTCTTGTtacattttctgatttttaaatgGTTCGGCACACCCAGGGTGTGTGGGGGAGGGAGGAGGGGCTGACTCTGTCAACATTATGGCATCAGACGTGAAGTTATTTTTGCACTATAACATCTTATTAAGTAAACTGTTTGAGCCGTGCAGGTTGTTGGAGTCCCTGTTACTTTGAATGGAGATCTAAAAAATCAGTTTGTTGAAACCGATGTGGGGTTTGATACAATATGCAAGGTATTCATTGTATTATCTTACCTAATTATGTTACCATGAAAAAAGTTGATTCTTGTTTTTAACTCAACAGAGTCATGTGTAATCTTTGGAAGTATAGTTAGCATAACTGATGGTGGAGCTTGTTTCTTATTCCTTGTATATAGGTCAACTCCCAGCTCATCAGCAATGTCTGCACAGATGCTCTATCTGCTGAGAAAGTAAGTGATTGCAATTTTTCCAAGCAGACAAATAATCTTTTGAACGAGAATCCTTTGACAATCATAAGCATTAGTCTTTGATGACAAACAACTTTATCTTGCATGTGTTCTACTGTCCTTTTCAACGGTTCATTTCAACGGttcatttttgttttcaaattGAACTGATCCTTGGTCTGCATCCAGTTTAAACTTATCTTTTTGGAGATTGGTCTGTGACCATATATGTTGCCAAACAGCAACACTGTGTCTCTCATGGGTTAGTTATACTCCGTATTAATAGCGCCACACATTATCTTTTCCTgtcttaattttttatttatctaAAGTTTTTTTCTCTCTGGAATCTAATAAATCCCCTCACAAAGTGGACTATCCACGGTATGAGCAAGTGACTGAAAAATTAAAAAGCAAGGGGAAATTATATTGTTGGATCATTAATGATTATAAGTACAAAGCTGCCATAGAATATCTCTTCATCCTTTTCTTGGTCAAAATATTCTTTATCTCGGAACTTTATTTTTTTAGGGATGGATATTCAGTATTGAGAGCACCAGTGGATATATTTTCTGTTCTTTAGCTTTATGAAACTTCTAACCTATGGCATCCTTCGGTTTTTTCAGTATTACTACTTTGTAAGACTCATGGGACGAAAGGCATCACATGTTGCCTTAGAGTGCGCTCTTCAGTCGCATCCAAATATGGTCAGCCTTCTCATCTTACAAGATCCGTTATCTAGAATGTTTAACGTTTATGGTGGGGTTACATCCTCTTAGTCGTGTGCTATACTTGATTTGCTGGAATTCTATCCCAGGTTATCCTTGGAGAGGAGGTGTCTGCATCAAAGCTTACTCTTTTTGATATTACAAAACAAATATGCGATGCTATTCAAGCCAGGGCGGCAGAAGGTTTGGCTTTGATGTGATTTTGTTTGCTTAATTATGTTGTTAGGCTGTTTGCAGCTTGCTGAATTAAACCAGTGGTCATTGTATAATCGACTTTAGCCTTTAGTGACTTTCTTTATTTTAAACAATTAAACCAGTGGTCATTGTATAATCGACTTTAGCCTTTAGTGACTTTCTTTATTTTAAACTCCTGCATTTCTTTATTcatttttggttttcttatttttatctattgtttctggAGCAGATAAGAATCACGGGGTCATCTTGTTGCCTGAGGGACTCATAGAGAGCATTCCTGAAATCTATGCACTCTTGCAGGTATTGTACATTCTCAGAGGAATGATACCCCATTTTTATTCTTGGTTTATATCCAGCAGAAATGGATGATAGTCGATTTATTGAATCTTGTAACACTTGGTATTATTTTATGCCTTCAGGAAATTCACAGTCTGCAGAGACAGGGTGTTTCCGTTGACAACATTTCTTCACAACTTTCACCCTGGGCTTCTGCCCTGTTCGAGTTTTTGCCAATCTTCATTAAGAAACAGGTACTATTATCTTGTTCTAGTGTTCCCATTAAACGAGGGATTCGTTCTGTATGTTCATTCAATTTGTAATGATGCTCATTTGAAGACTAATACCCTTGTATCATGCAGCTGTTGCTTCACCCTGAATCTGATGACTCTGCCCAGTTGTCCCAGGTACAGAGATTCCAGATTTTGGTGCTTTCTAAGACATTCTTGTTATTATTAGTTTATATAATCTTGGTTTCTTCATTTTCTCCAGATCGAGACAGAGAAACTTCTAGCACATTTAGTGGAGACTGAAATGACTAAGCGTACGGTAGGTTTTTACTGTGAACATGTTTTATTTGTTATCTATGTTATATCTGATTATATCTGATGCAGAGAAAAGCATGCATTTGAAATAGTGAATGTGGTAACATAATTTTATCATCACTTTTAAATTCTAAATCCCAAGTGCTGTTTGAGGTTGGCAACATGATTCTCGCTTAGATTTTTGTCCATACCAActattattttaaattttaacAAGTATGGATTGGAAGAGAGCTTTTTGATGTTTAACCAAGCCGTCTCCTTAGATTTAAAATAATAATACGAAAACATGAAAGTCTATCCATCTATGAAGGTCATTTTCTTCTGTGCAATATGTGTGTTGATGTTTTGATGATCTTTACAGAAAGAAGGCACATACACCGGAAAGAAGTTCAACGCCATCTGCCACTTCTTTGGTTATCAGGCTCGAGGATCTTTGCCATCAAAATTCGATTGTGACTACGCCTATGTATGTTTTCAAATGTTACTCATTTCAGTGTAGTGCTCAGTGTAGAGCGTTTAGTTGTGATAGTTCATGTGTGGAGATCAGGTATTAACAATGTCATGTCTCATGTCCCTGCAGGTTCTTGGACACATCTGCTATCACATCTTAGCAGCTGGCTTGAATGGTTACATGGCAACCGTTACCAACCTGAAAAGCCCGTCAAACAAGTGGCGTTGTGGTGCTGCTCCAATCTCGGTATGGGCTTTCCTTATTATACATATATTCTTCTTGGTTGTTTTCATCTTGCTAGTAAAGAGGCGTCTCTTTCTGCATACTGCAGTGTGAACTCTGTGTGGTGTGGACTATAAAATTTTCTCTGACTTTTTTTTTAGGCAATGATGACTGTAAAGAGATGGGCACGTGGTCCTGGAACCTCAAATATTGGAAAACCTGCTGTTCATCCTGCTACTGTCGATCTGAAAGGCAAAGCTTATGGGTATGTTTGTCTATTGACATGATTATGACTAACTTTAATCGCGTACTTGTTGATTCATGAGGAGAAAAGATGTTTTacgaaaaagaaaaacctaaaggACTGTCGAAAATTTACTTGGTTGGTATCTAGTTAACGTCTTGACTATCTAGATAAATGTAAAGGAATGCTTAAGTTGAAACTTTTACTAAAGTTGGATTTGGCGCTTAGAGCTTTTACCATCAATTTGGACGTTCTAAAACAAATTTCATGTTGAATTGGTTGCTTGACTATTTTTAAGTACATTATAATCATGTTGAATTGGTTGCTTGACTATTTCTAAGTACATTATAAAAAAGATAGACCCTAACATTGTACTGTTTGCATGCCCATGATTTCAGGTTGCTGAGAGAAAATGCATCAGCATTTTTGCTGGACGACATGTACAGAAACCCTGGGCCACTACAATATGATGGTCCTGGTGCTGACAGTAAGACCATGACTCTATGTGTAGAAGACCAAGACTACATGGGTAGGatcaaggagttgcaggaatATCTTGACAAGGTAATCAACTGCTCCCACCTTTTCACTTTATAAATATCTTATTGCTCTGTATACGAGCAAAGAAActatttgcttcttttttttgCTTCAGAAACACAAAAATTGTCAGCTCTAAGTCACTATTTCCCATAGTACGCTTTTTAAcccccaattttttttctttggtttcCTTGTATATTTGGTTTGGTATGGTAGCTGGAATTCTATTAGTTACTACTCCAAATAGAAGTGACTTTCACAGTATAAAACCTAAATGGACTTTATTATGAGTAGTTCTTTATGTGCGTATTGTTTTTCAAATTCTTAATTCTTTTGCCCATcataactttttttctttctcttcttaggTGAGGAACATGGTGAAACCAGGATGCTCCCAGGATGTTCTGAAAGCAGCTTTGTGTTCCATGTCATCAGTGACTGATGTTCTCTCCGTCATGTCTACATCCTCGTACAGTGGTTCAGCACCCTTGTAAAATTTCAAATGAGTCAAACCTAAATCCATCTGTCCTGGAAATTGTTATATTGAACCAAGTTTGCTGAACCTAGGGTTGGAGGAGTTCAAAAAAGGTGTTTGTGCCTTTTCTTTCTCCCTTTCACttggatttttgtttttaatCTTTTAGTCATGGTTGTTTTAGGATGGTGTGATTTAGGCTTTGAACTTCTAGATACAGTTGTCAcgagtgttttcatggataaCAAGAAATTAAAATATAATCCGGACGTTTGTTCCGAGATACAAAACTGTTGTCCGCACGTGGAAAGCTGACATGTgtaaaaaataggaaaaaatctTATTATTGTTATGTTCTGTTACCGTCATCTAACCCTTAATTTAGAACCTATGATTAGAATACTCTCACAAATAGgggatactaaaaaaaaaacattattgaATTATCTATTGTTATATGACATTGTCGACTGTGGCTTAAGACCCGGCAGAATTTCACAAAATATAAAAGCTAATAATCGACGTTGGTTTAACAATCGGTATTAGTTTCATCAATATGTTGATTATAATAATTCAATCGAAATCCAATCGAATCAACTAAAATTGAAGGGGACGTACAAGCTTCAATGCACACTCACATGGAGCATTTTCATGGAATATCTCGGTTGATTTTGTTGTCTCCCATCACCATGTGGATCATAATACATCTCAATTTTCCATATATGACTTACATCTGTAAAAATTAATAACAACAAGCATGGTCAATTTTTAGTTACAAAGTAatccttattcaccattagatgaaaacctgatttagattcaagctaatatttttcaactgttagatcgaaaacttagcttgtcacacacacttgggtagacgtttactgggtttgtgaaaaccatgcccaaacgtgtacgtgtatgttggttcaacatagcaacccaaaaaggtcaaccatatgagcatgtgatattaaccttgttcttcttcaccataactagttcaattgactcaaatgaactagttaaagagttgttcaattgctatgagatcttatgtaactacacaagacacaattgaaacaaagatgattcgattcgattgaatcggctcatgaacattatagccacggtttgcataaagcattccttagtaatttaatgtttcatgttcagagcacatctttagatcataacctcttaagttcacaaacaagttcgcggacttaagttaatcggttgagttttccaaactcagcagaaattatcgaaaagagaacttccgccagttcgcggacttagcacacaaacgagttttggaaaatccagcagaagttatcggtcgagaactttcgacagttcgcggactgagtctgcggtctgggttcgcggacttggcaagcgaattccacaatcctcccgatttctcttgatcaacaaagttcgaaaacttcggttcaaggaatacatggttatgtaatataaactctcatttcaatcattgagacattctcagaggacgctatgtagccgttattcacagaccgattcacgtcagagcaattttcaaagtgattgaaacttttcatgactttcgtcactaggtgaagataaacttgatcaaagcgaaactctttaccaacacacgatttcgagataaaagataagcaatgaatgctcagctcgaaatgtcaaatgtgtatgatctagtctatatagcatacgacttttctctcataagaagtaggagatagaagagatagacttttgagtgatagataagttcaagtctccacatacctttttgttgacgaagttccacggtttcttgtatagatcttcgtcgttgtatgatgaatcgccatgaagtccttgagctcaactacacttttctatcatagtccgagacttagctatgtaggctagaaatcaagactcaacatgcttgagatagcaacgcatgcgaggttgaccgagctatgctctaacaatctccccctttgtcaattttagtgacaaaactattaatacatatggaatacaaaaaagataaactttagtggctcctattccatagtctaattttCAACGTTCCcggaaatcttcgtccttccaagtactccaatgaccccaaaggttgtaagtttagcatcaccgttgttgaagatccgtagctataacaatgagagaaatcgagattctcaatcattattatacagtgtcatagtattattatgtaatatcaaagtccaattgtatcacgactttaacaataatactacggtgatatgtatcactcccccttagtcaatactccatctcgatcatggaaaccactcccccttacacaatgatcctaaaaccatatgtatttttagtgtgaactacattatttctccccttttttgtcaataaaattggcaaaggtacaagaacgggatcataatgaaatttccacaagagacatttcatatactaaaagaaaaatacataccaacttaatttagatgcaatcataaatccgaagctaaatgtattcatcaaggagttttaagatacaagataacccctataaaattccaaagccgcacaccccgaaagatattaccattaagcacaagttaaaagaactctcccccatttgatgtcattcccgaaagaacaacaagagcgaccttaatttcgaaagaaaagaaggattttttaattggacaccaaaaaccatggaaatgattttctatatccaaaactcaatcaaattaatcacaagtaaacccatgattaatttaattggaagacgcaactaaatcaaaccacaaaagtgatcaatttaattgattgtgctcaacataagaaaactcacggagctacgactaagataaccacacggagatgactaccttaatcgttcaaatactcaacataaggaaaaccttacagaatatacgactacatcaaccaatagaacatattagtatagccgttcatatactcaacacaag
This DNA window, taken from Papaver somniferum cultivar HN1 chromosome 3, ASM357369v1, whole genome shotgun sequence, encodes the following:
- the LOC113356759 gene encoding pyrophosphate--fructose 6-phosphate 1-phosphotransferase subunit alpha-like, giving the protein MDSDFGIPRELSDLQKHRSTYQPELPPCLQGTTVRVELGDATTAADPSSGNIISRGFPHTYGQPLVHFFRPKAQVPGAQVITEHPAIRVGLVFCGRQSPGGHNVVWGLHDALKTHNPKSTLLGFLGGSEGLFAQKTLEITDDVLSTYKNQGGYDLLGRTKDQIKTTEQVNASLAACKALKLDGLVIVGGVTSNTDAAQLAETFAEANCSTKVVGVPVTLNGDLKNQFVETDVGFDTICKVNSQLISNVCTDALSAEKYYYFVRLMGRKASHVALECALQSHPNMVILGEEVSASKLTLFDITKQICDAIQARAAEDKNHGVILLPEGLIESIPEIYALLQEIHSLQRQGVSVDNISSQLSPWASALFEFLPIFIKKQLLLHPESDDSAQLSQIETEKLLAHLVETEMTKRTKEGTYTGKKFNAICHFFGYQARGSLPSKFDCDYAYVLGHICYHILAAGLNGYMATVTNLKSPSNKWRCGAAPISAMMTVKRWARGPGTSNIGKPAVHPATVDLKGKAYGLLRENASAFLLDDMYRNPGPLQYDGPGADSKTMTLCVEDQDYMGRIKELQEYLDKVRNMVKPGCSQDVLKAALCSMSSVTDVLSVMSTSSYSGSAPL